One window from the genome of Haloprofundus halobius encodes:
- a CDS encoding DUF7261 family protein: MAIALVPMALAYHQLGYHDDVSASAETTANGENVERALDRAVHASATQHDGEYAWEERDAAASAFDGTFSGYVDEIESSRVERGVVYRIDANETAGRRWAETDCPRGPNREFGPCESLGGVVVQERAGDAVVVAVGLDVRVTTDRGDVAMTRVTTI; encoded by the coding sequence ATCGCCATCGCACTTGTCCCGATGGCGCTCGCGTACCACCAACTCGGCTACCACGACGACGTGTCCGCGAGCGCGGAGACGACCGCCAACGGCGAGAACGTCGAACGCGCGCTCGACAGAGCGGTCCACGCGTCCGCGACGCAGCACGACGGCGAGTACGCGTGGGAGGAGCGCGACGCCGCCGCCTCCGCGTTCGACGGGACGTTCTCGGGATACGTCGACGAAATCGAGTCGTCACGGGTCGAACGCGGCGTCGTCTACCGGATCGACGCGAACGAGACCGCGGGTCGGCGGTGGGCCGAGACGGACTGTCCGCGCGGGCCGAACCGCGAGTTCGGTCCCTGCGAATCGCTCGGCGGCGTCGTCGTCCAAGAACGGGCGGGAGACGCCGTCGTCGTGGCCGTGGGCCTGGACGTCCGGGTGACGACCGACCGAGGCGATGTCGCGATGACGCGCGTGACGACTATCTGA
- a CDS encoding glycosyltransferase family 2 protein: MLHAIGFDDEPVEVRLQTESPVADAETARQTLVELAQAYGMRGLVIHENPATRIDFQASFDALEAGEEFAIEAYAEAQKREPVEAPIVVGIPAYNEEKAVGPVVAEASEYADIVVVVDDGSVDETAERAAEAGAVVVEHPENRGYGAALRTLFEEGHRRNASSLVVLDADGQHNASDVQRLLRRQQECNADIVIGSRFTGSVTSDIPLYRRFGIWIINVLTNVGLGSLRKENRISDTQSGFRAYGPRAIWTLAEDETLGENMRASTDILFHARKRGYQIDEVGIKVRYDLEDTYTENPVTHGYSVVNGVLRLIEQDRPLTTLGVPGFVSAFAGLSVGYWSVFEYGQSGVFPVGIVSLSVLLLLVGFVASVVAIVHQSLRGVPRTES; the protein is encoded by the coding sequence GTGCTTCACGCCATCGGATTCGACGACGAGCCGGTAGAGGTCCGACTGCAGACGGAATCGCCCGTCGCCGACGCCGAGACGGCGCGACAGACGCTCGTCGAACTCGCGCAGGCGTACGGTATGCGCGGCCTCGTCATTCACGAGAACCCGGCGACGCGCATCGACTTTCAGGCGAGTTTCGACGCGCTCGAAGCCGGTGAGGAGTTCGCCATCGAAGCGTACGCCGAGGCGCAAAAGCGTGAACCGGTCGAAGCGCCCATCGTCGTCGGCATTCCCGCGTACAACGAGGAGAAGGCCGTCGGCCCCGTCGTCGCCGAGGCGAGCGAGTACGCCGACATCGTCGTCGTCGTCGACGATGGGAGCGTCGACGAGACGGCCGAACGAGCCGCCGAGGCCGGAGCCGTCGTGGTCGAGCACCCGGAGAATCGGGGGTACGGAGCGGCGCTCCGGACGCTGTTCGAGGAGGGACATCGCCGAAACGCGTCGAGTCTCGTCGTCCTCGACGCCGACGGTCAACACAACGCCAGCGACGTGCAACGACTGCTACGGCGTCAGCAGGAGTGCAATGCCGACATCGTCATCGGCAGCCGTTTCACCGGAAGCGTCACGAGCGACATCCCGCTGTACCGTCGGTTCGGCATCTGGATAATCAACGTCCTCACGAACGTCGGACTCGGGAGCCTTCGGAAGGAGAACCGAATCAGCGACACGCAGAGCGGGTTCCGCGCGTACGGACCGAGAGCGATCTGGACACTCGCCGAAGACGAGACGCTCGGAGAGAACATGCGAGCGAGCACGGACATCCTGTTTCACGCACGAAAGCGCGGTTATCAGATCGACGAAGTCGGTATCAAAGTGCGCTACGACCTCGAAGACACGTACACCGAAAATCCCGTGACGCACGGCTACTCCGTCGTCAACGGAGTTCTCCGGCTCATCGAGCAGGACCGCCCGCTGACGACGCTCGGCGTTCCCGGCTTCGTCAGCGCGTTCGCCGGACTGAGCGTCGGCTACTGGTCGGTGTTCGAGTACGGCCAGAGCGGCGTGTTCCCGGTGGGAATCGTCAGTCTCTCCGTGTTGTTGCTTCTCGTCGGCTTCGTCGCCAGCGTCGTCGCTATCGTCCACCAATCGCTTCGCGGAGTACCACGAACGGAGTCATGA
- a CDS encoding glycosyltransferase family 4 protein → MTLHVAYVVGQSTGGLPHYTAELANAVSKHADVTVLKPKETSADDLFADSVDVVDAFEAISVSMPKLYSFDVNPLDFVRGVRSYANLELLDELDPDVVHDTTDLFPQMKLYAGLQNIGRRWPFVVTRHEVPVSRFSLSRPPVLVEELLNAALPNVHESQYVVHSKRQKAALERQGVDADIIEVIPHGAYAVFGTHEDVEVENEPNSLLFFGNIVPPKGLDTLAEALPLVKREVPDVKLMVAGEGHLPRKLKRVRNAHPENVEVHNYYLPNAEVKHLFGRAGIVVAPYRSQGGTKGHSGAVSTAFSFGNPIVASTAGEFKEQVQETGAGLVVPPEDPERLAAAIVKILTDDELRESMRQNSLKMAQRLSWSSIAERHLELYERLAERTQTADSPVIEG, encoded by the coding sequence GTGACGCTGCACGTCGCGTACGTCGTCGGGCAGAGCACCGGCGGACTCCCCCATTACACCGCCGAACTCGCCAACGCCGTCTCGAAACACGCCGACGTCACGGTGTTGAAGCCCAAAGAGACCAGCGCCGACGACCTCTTCGCCGACAGCGTCGACGTCGTCGACGCCTTCGAGGCCATCAGCGTCTCGATGCCGAAGCTCTACAGTTTCGACGTCAACCCGCTCGACTTCGTCCGCGGGGTTCGTTCGTACGCCAACCTCGAACTCCTCGACGAACTCGACCCCGACGTCGTCCACGACACGACGGATCTGTTCCCCCAGATGAAACTGTACGCCGGACTGCAGAACATCGGACGGCGGTGGCCGTTTGTCGTCACCCGTCACGAGGTGCCCGTCAGTCGGTTCTCGCTCTCGCGACCGCCGGTGCTGGTCGAGGAGCTGTTGAACGCCGCGCTGCCGAACGTCCACGAGTCGCAGTACGTCGTCCACTCGAAGAGGCAGAAAGCCGCTCTGGAGAGACAGGGCGTCGACGCCGACATCATCGAAGTCATCCCCCACGGCGCGTACGCGGTGTTCGGCACCCACGAGGACGTGGAAGTCGAAAACGAGCCCAACAGTTTGCTGTTCTTCGGCAACATCGTTCCGCCGAAGGGACTCGACACGCTCGCGGAGGCGCTCCCGCTCGTCAAGCGCGAAGTGCCGGACGTGAAGCTGATGGTCGCCGGGGAGGGTCACCTGCCGCGTAAACTGAAGCGAGTGCGAAACGCGCACCCCGAGAACGTCGAGGTGCACAACTACTACCTGCCGAACGCCGAGGTGAAACACCTGTTCGGCCGCGCCGGAATCGTCGTCGCCCCGTACCGCAGTCAGGGCGGGACGAAGGGACACAGCGGCGCGGTGTCGACGGCGTTCTCGTTCGGCAATCCCATCGTCGCGTCGACGGCCGGGGAGTTCAAAGAACAGGTTCAGGAGACGGGCGCGGGGTTGGTCGTGCCGCCGGAGGACCCCGAGCGACTGGCGGCGGCCATCGTGAAGATACTGACGGACGACGAACTGCGCGAGTCGATGCGGCAGAACAGTCTGAAGATGGCCCAGCGACTCTCCTGGAGCAGCATCGCCGAACGTCACCTCGAACTGTACGAGCGACTCGCCGAGCGGACGCAGACGGCCGATTCGCCGGTGATCGAGGGATGA
- a CDS encoding DUF1616 domain-containing protein, which yields MSGRISALLNRVSGGDSDADRRLDVSRLRSWFGVVVRSVSIANVVLAAAVVFSVGAVAYSVGAGGESSQHTELYVLGENEDGTADASTYPDELVVGEPTRLTAAVDNHERTAQSYTLVVQLDRVNPDAESESGPVVTATQRVGTYERTVGAGETWRISNRIVADESVVGDRVRLTYLLYRGEPPREPTVENAYRTVHIWVSVDDTAS from the coding sequence ATGAGCGGACGTATCTCGGCACTTCTGAACCGCGTCTCCGGCGGGGACTCCGACGCCGACCGACGCCTCGACGTGAGTCGGCTTCGGTCCTGGTTCGGGGTCGTCGTTCGCTCGGTGTCGATAGCGAACGTCGTGCTCGCCGCCGCCGTCGTCTTCTCGGTCGGCGCCGTCGCCTACAGCGTCGGAGCCGGCGGGGAGAGCAGCCAGCACACAGAACTGTACGTGCTCGGCGAGAACGAGGACGGGACCGCCGACGCGTCGACGTATCCGGACGAACTCGTCGTCGGCGAACCCACCCGGTTGACCGCCGCCGTCGACAACCACGAGCGGACTGCGCAGTCGTACACGCTGGTCGTCCAGTTAGACCGCGTCAACCCCGACGCGGAGAGCGAGTCGGGACCGGTGGTGACGGCGACACAGCGGGTCGGAACGTACGAGCGGACCGTCGGCGCCGGCGAGACGTGGCGCATCTCGAACCGAATCGTCGCCGACGAGAGCGTCGTCGGCGACCGCGTCAGGCTCACGTATCTCCTCTACCGCGGCGAGCCACCACGAGAGCCGACCGTCGAGAACGCGTACCGAACCGTCCACATCTGGGTGAGCGTCGACGACACCGCGTCGTGA
- a CDS encoding Lrp/AsnC family transcriptional regulator, with amino-acid sequence MSDRDLDAVDRGIIYLLQQDARRTITDIAETVNVSANTVRNRIDRLESRGVIEGYSVDVDFNKTHSQHYYQFVCTTPVSDREERVEEILSIDGILKVRTLMTGTRNLLVTAVGETSDEITDIAKELDSRDHVDIEFEDLIRIEKCQPLSKYNIKNITN; translated from the coding sequence TGAGTGACCGTGATCTCGATGCCGTTGACCGCGGAATCATTTATCTTCTACAACAGGACGCTCGGCGTACGATCACCGATATCGCAGAGACTGTGAATGTCTCTGCCAATACCGTGCGGAATCGTATTGACCGCCTGGAGAGTCGAGGAGTCATTGAAGGATATTCTGTGGACGTCGACTTCAACAAGACACACAGTCAACACTACTATCAGTTTGTCTGTACTACCCCGGTGAGTGATCGCGAAGAAAGGGTTGAGGAAATCCTCAGTATTGATGGAATTCTGAAAGTAAGAACGTTGATGACTGGAACGCGAAACTTGCTTGTGACAGCCGTTGGAGAAACAAGTGACGAAATCACCGACATAGCCAAAGAACTCGATAGCAGAGACCACGTAGATATAGAGTTTGAGGATCTGATCCGTATCGAAAAGTGCCAACCTTTGAGCAAATATAATATTAAAAATATTACTAATTAG
- a CDS encoding GNAT family N-acetyltransferase, whose amino-acid sequence MSDSRTTRSTSEEPTIERCADSTAWDRFVERADGPPFALWAWGDAAEAYGHDRWYLVAREDGDIVAGLPLVHMTSRLFGSKLVSPPYGERGSVLLRDGDSDAATDRAVDRLLERTRALADALGVEFVSLRGSRVTEMPGFEHKNRFVTFQIPLESTEGVWEGIKDSRQRQVAQAEDAGLTYRTGETLADLEAYYELSLRSMRGHGTPPHSFGFHRTIWEGLGDDNVHLGMVEYEGELINAILDFSLGSTVHQWGVVNDYEYRDLNGGSLALWKSLERASEAGHDTYEFGRTREGTGVYLFKKSFGGRKTWYDDYHYFPTGTGDLPHPDDDTYDRAKEVWQRLPIPVTQYVGPRIRKEISL is encoded by the coding sequence ATGAGCGACTCACGAACCACACGTTCGACGAGCGAGGAACCGACTATCGAACGCTGCGCCGATTCTACGGCGTGGGATCGCTTCGTCGAACGCGCCGACGGGCCGCCGTTCGCGCTGTGGGCGTGGGGCGACGCCGCCGAGGCGTACGGCCACGACCGGTGGTATCTCGTCGCCCGCGAGGACGGCGACATCGTCGCCGGCCTCCCGCTCGTCCACATGACGAGCAGGCTGTTCGGCTCGAAACTCGTCTCGCCGCCGTACGGCGAGCGCGGGTCGGTGTTGCTCCGCGACGGTGATTCGGACGCCGCCACCGACCGCGCCGTCGACCGCCTCCTCGAACGGACCCGGGCGCTGGCGGACGCGCTCGGCGTCGAGTTCGTCAGCCTCCGCGGAAGTCGGGTCACCGAGATGCCGGGGTTCGAGCACAAAAACCGGTTCGTCACGTTCCAGATTCCGCTGGAGTCGACGGAGGGCGTCTGGGAGGGCATCAAAGACAGCCGACAGCGCCAGGTCGCACAGGCCGAGGACGCCGGACTCACCTACCGAACCGGCGAGACGCTGGCAGACCTCGAAGCGTACTACGAGTTGTCGCTGCGGTCGATGCGCGGACACGGGACGCCGCCGCACTCGTTCGGATTTCACCGAACCATCTGGGAGGGCCTCGGCGACGACAACGTCCACCTCGGGATGGTCGAGTACGAGGGCGAGTTGATAAACGCGATTCTGGACTTCTCGCTCGGGTCGACCGTCCACCAGTGGGGCGTCGTCAACGACTACGAGTACCGCGACCTGAACGGGGGAAGTCTCGCGCTCTGGAAGTCGCTCGAACGCGCTAGCGAGGCGGGCCACGACACCTACGAGTTCGGCCGGACCCGCGAAGGCACGGGCGTCTACCTGTTCAAGAAGAGCTTCGGCGGGCGGAAGACGTGGTACGACGACTACCATTACTTCCCGACCGGTACCGGCGACCTGCCGCACCCCGACGACGACACGTACGACCGGGCCAAGGAGGTCTGGCAGCGACTGCCGATTCCGGTGACACAGTACGTCGGCCCGCGGATTCGAAAGGAGATAAGCCTGTGA
- a CDS encoding HalOD1 output domain-containing protein: MAHTQHQATLSPDTSASVTLIQLISSCENIDPAALDPLYQTVDTEALDELVASLQSRDEEFAVQFTYQEYEVIIQDNEITATPASATADTTESSRMQFSHADDA; this comes from the coding sequence ATGGCCCACACCCAGCATCAGGCAACCCTCTCTCCAGACACTAGTGCAAGTGTGACGCTTATTCAATTGATTTCTTCCTGTGAAAATATCGATCCTGCGGCTCTCGATCCACTCTATCAAACGGTCGATACAGAGGCATTAGACGAACTCGTAGCGTCGCTCCAATCACGGGATGAGGAGTTCGCTGTTCAATTCACTTATCAAGAATATGAAGTTATAATACAGGATAACGAGATTACCGCTACTCCCGCGTCTGCCACAGCAGACACCACCGAATCATCAAGAATGCAGTTTTCCCACGCTGACGATGCGTAA
- a CDS encoding metal-dependent hydrolase, producing the protein MWPWGHLAFGYVCYSLWSRLDAGSPPSGVATLALAFGTQFPDLVDKPLAWTLRLLPSGRSLTHSAFTMVFVVAAVYVYARRRGKRELAVAFGVGYASHLLGDSLYSLLSGEYWELAFLLYPLTYTDYGVEYGFLYHLSMLSVSSISSPEVGLVLAVTALWVLDGAPGPLALKSLLERAYGRFLRASESEVGRSG; encoded by the coding sequence ATGTGGCCTTGGGGACACCTCGCGTTCGGATACGTCTGTTACTCGCTGTGGTCGCGTCTCGACGCGGGCAGTCCGCCGAGCGGCGTCGCGACGCTCGCGCTCGCGTTCGGCACCCAGTTTCCGGACTTGGTCGACAAACCGTTGGCGTGGACGCTTCGGTTGCTCCCGAGCGGTCGCTCGCTCACCCACTCGGCGTTCACGATGGTGTTCGTCGTCGCCGCCGTCTACGTCTACGCTCGCCGACGCGGAAAGCGAGAACTCGCCGTGGCCTTCGGAGTCGGGTACGCTTCGCATCTGCTCGGCGATTCGCTGTACTCGTTGCTCAGCGGAGAGTACTGGGAACTGGCGTTTCTGCTTTACCCGCTGACCTACACCGACTACGGCGTCGAGTACGGTTTTCTGTACCACCTCTCGATGTTGAGTGTGTCGAGTATCTCCAGCCCCGAGGTCGGCCTCGTTCTCGCCGTCACCGCGCTGTGGGTTCTCGACGGCGCACCGGGGCCGCTGGCACTCAAATCGCTGCTGGAACGGGCGTACGGGCGTTTCCTCCGCGCGTCAGAAAGCGAGGTCGGACGAAGCGGGTGA
- a CDS encoding glycoside hydrolase family 16 protein, protein MSPRRTPSKRLSRRRLLQSGAIAATQFGAGCVTAGNGGLSATRNRTDQQEPPPTAPQNRPVDTSDMTLVFEDWFEGDSLDRSKWMTKFPWDTRTHNFDAYAADENAYVEDGKLVLLAEDKPREEMSYTTGVVAADWIFGPGYFEGVMKVPPRFPGSWPAFWLTSASVWPPEVDIFEFFGDDPKAYMSYHYNGEDNEIERVYDSYDGGDYSDGFHEFSVDWDPPERIVWYIDGEERFRYTGDYIKFEHMHLILNFGLGADFLGYPSSEYLPSTYEIERIRAWER, encoded by the coding sequence ATGAGCCCGAGGAGGACTCCATCGAAGCGACTGTCGCGCCGCCGGCTCCTGCAGTCGGGTGCGATAGCGGCCACTCAGTTCGGGGCCGGATGTGTCACCGCCGGGAACGGTGGGCTCTCCGCCACTCGAAACCGGACCGACCAACAGGAGCCTCCGCCGACCGCGCCGCAGAACCGACCAGTCGACACCTCCGACATGACGCTCGTCTTCGAGGACTGGTTCGAGGGCGACTCGCTCGACCGCTCGAAGTGGATGACGAAGTTCCCGTGGGACACGCGGACGCACAACTTCGACGCCTACGCCGCCGACGAGAACGCGTACGTCGAAGACGGTAAACTCGTACTCCTGGCGGAGGACAAACCACGAGAGGAGATGTCGTACACGACGGGCGTCGTCGCGGCGGATTGGATTTTCGGCCCCGGTTACTTCGAGGGCGTGATGAAGGTGCCGCCACGGTTCCCGGGGTCGTGGCCCGCGTTTTGGCTCACGTCGGCGTCGGTTTGGCCGCCGGAGGTGGACATCTTCGAGTTCTTCGGCGATGACCCGAAGGCGTACATGAGTTACCACTACAACGGAGAGGACAACGAGATCGAGAGGGTGTACGACTCGTACGACGGGGGCGACTACAGCGACGGTTTCCACGAGTTCAGCGTCGACTGGGACCCGCCCGAACGCATCGTCTGGTACATCGATGGCGAGGAGCGGTTCCGCTACACCGGCGACTACATCAAATTCGAGCACATGCACCTCATCTTGAACTTCGGCCTCGGAGCCGACTTCCTGGGGTATCCGAGTTCGGAATACCTGCCGTCGACGTACGAAATAGAACGCATCAGAGCGTGGGAGCGATGA
- a CDS encoding family 16 glycosylhydrolase — protein sequence MAREQLSDDTYSSEDSDDSKLIDRRGYLKLTGASAALLGGLGASTSGVADVSEGGPSNQNEWTLAFEDTFDSGSLDTSNWGVGFGWGMETDASPESISEEYVNVTDGQLRIGASPDNGIEAGAVNTKGLQTFGPGSYWEAKIRFPKRVGFLPAFWAKPDSEDWPPEIDFVELFQTDGSSDDYTQSHHHIHYSSDTEPNGPHEDDGASYDVGNDLCENFHVYGCEWQEDAIRHYVDGQLVAERTADTIVESCNNGAPFYMMLSIHIDRVGTTDKSENWDEEMAVDWVRVWEYGNDGESSSGSSNESSDGDDTEETSEDVDGPFTIAHIPDTQKYVFSGDGVDIARSQTEWIVDNADSESIAFATHVGDVVENGDSQSEYEDLDGVLSVLDGELPYSVCNGNHDWEPYGDRSGESLYPEYFGESRYSDYSWYGGSHEDFSHYQIFEAGGREWLNIALEWEGAPSRGALEWAQSVVDDHSGLPTIVSTHEYLTDIPGQTGRKTWEDEENEDGYSGEEIWEDFVSQNDQIVMVLCGHEYDGDDPDEAGEYHQVSQNDAGNDVLEMLANYQTRDNGGNGWLRLLGLEESADTLTVEATTYSPHLDEYQTDEGSQWSVDLNIDGRFSGGNTGDSSEDSSQDSSGGSSQDSSEDSSQDSSEDSSQDSSEGSSQDSSQDAPSPDEHFIWIRADSDGTGEFEFTVDGAVVKQELSNPASNDYSVSSDYTTARGTADSQNGQLPGFYCDGEITSFDYSGSLEIYLDNEYVEPDELVESGDDGRGDTDGEDGDDEESGSSLPNTLTVDGSGSSGTTNYEFSVSGALEADSGASDEASISDGSASGSVSDGQAVFGFEGELEGLSLDGDATVTLDGQPVQLFRVQRAADSDGLVKYMVESTGRLLKADVPRSSINPDDEVNGGKVFGKVVSGTDAYWLVGGEITDVSTFGGDVVTTLDGTETDFAN from the coding sequence ATGGCACGCGAACAACTGTCAGACGACACGTACAGTAGCGAAGACTCGGACGACAGCAAGCTTATCGACCGGCGGGGCTACCTCAAACTCACGGGCGCGAGCGCCGCCTTGCTCGGCGGACTCGGCGCCAGCACGAGTGGTGTTGCAGACGTGAGCGAGGGAGGCCCGTCGAACCAGAACGAGTGGACGCTCGCCTTCGAGGACACCTTCGACAGCGGGTCGCTCGACACCTCGAACTGGGGAGTCGGATTCGGATGGGGCATGGAGACTGACGCCTCGCCGGAGAGCATCTCAGAGGAGTACGTTAACGTCACCGACGGTCAGCTTCGAATAGGGGCGTCGCCCGACAACGGCATCGAAGCGGGCGCGGTGAACACGAAGGGGCTGCAGACGTTCGGCCCCGGCAGCTACTGGGAGGCGAAGATTCGGTTCCCCAAGCGCGTCGGCTTCCTGCCGGCGTTCTGGGCGAAGCCGGACAGCGAGGACTGGCCGCCCGAGATCGACTTCGTCGAACTGTTCCAGACGGACGGTTCGTCGGACGACTACACGCAGTCGCACCACCACATCCACTACTCGTCGGACACGGAACCGAACGGTCCGCACGAGGACGACGGGGCCAGCTACGACGTGGGGAACGACCTCTGCGAGAACTTCCACGTCTACGGCTGCGAGTGGCAGGAGGACGCGATTCGACACTACGTCGACGGTCAACTCGTCGCGGAGCGCACCGCCGACACCATCGTCGAGTCCTGCAACAACGGCGCGCCGTTCTACATGATGCTCTCCATCCACATCGACCGCGTCGGAACGACCGACAAGTCGGAGAACTGGGACGAGGAGATGGCGGTCGACTGGGTCCGCGTCTGGGAGTACGGCAACGACGGCGAGTCGAGCAGCGGATCATCGAACGAGTCAAGCGACGGCGACGACACCGAAGAGACGTCCGAAGACGTCGACGGACCGTTCACTATCGCTCACATCCCCGACACGCAGAAGTACGTCTTTAGCGGTGATGGCGTCGATATCGCCCGCTCGCAGACGGAGTGGATAGTCGATAACGCCGACAGCGAGTCCATCGCCTTCGCCACCCACGTCGGTGACGTAGTCGAGAACGGGGACTCACAGAGCGAGTACGAGGACTTAGACGGTGTGTTGAGTGTTCTCGACGGGGAACTCCCCTACTCCGTCTGTAACGGGAACCACGACTGGGAACCTTACGGAGACCGGAGCGGAGAGTCGCTCTATCCCGAATACTTCGGCGAGTCTCGGTACAGCGACTACTCGTGGTACGGTGGTTCTCACGAAGATTTCAGCCACTACCAGATCTTCGAGGCCGGCGGCCGCGAGTGGCTGAACATCGCGCTCGAATGGGAGGGTGCACCGTCCCGAGGGGCGTTAGAGTGGGCACAGAGCGTCGTCGACGACCACTCGGGTCTGCCGACGATTGTCTCTACGCACGAATACCTCACCGATATCCCCGGGCAGACGGGTCGAAAAACGTGGGAAGACGAAGAGAACGAGGACGGGTATTCGGGCGAAGAGATTTGGGAGGACTTCGTCTCACAGAACGACCAGATCGTGATGGTCCTCTGTGGACACGAATACGACGGCGACGACCCGGACGAAGCGGGCGAGTACCACCAAGTCAGCCAAAACGACGCGGGGAACGACGTGCTCGAAATGCTCGCGAACTACCAGACCCGTGACAACGGAGGGAACGGATGGCTCCGCCTTCTCGGATTGGAGGAGTCCGCCGATACGCTCACCGTCGAAGCCACGACCTACTCGCCGCATCTCGACGAGTATCAGACCGATGAAGGCAGTCAGTGGTCGGTAGACCTGAATATCGACGGGCGTTTCTCCGGTGGAAACACGGGAGACTCTTCGGAAGACTCCTCACAGGACTCCTCGGGAGGTTCCTCGCAGGACTCTTCGGAAGACTCCTCGCAGGACTCTTCGGAAGACTCCTCGCAGGACTCCTCGGAAGGCTCCTCGCAGGACTCTTCGCAGGACGCACCGTCTCCCGACGAACACTTCATCTGGATTCGTGCCGATTCGGACGGAACGGGAGAGTTCGAGTTTACCGTCGACGGCGCTGTTGTGAAGCAGGAACTCTCTAACCCCGCGTCGAACGACTACAGCGTCTCGTCCGACTACACGACCGCACGCGGGACCGCTGACTCGCAGAACGGTCAACTCCCCGGATTCTACTGCGATGGCGAAATCACGTCGTTCGACTACTCCGGGAGTCTGGAGATTTACCTCGACAACGAGTACGTCGAACCCGACGAACTGGTCGAATCGGGAGACGACGGGAGAGGCGACACCGACGGCGAGGACGGCGACGACGAGGAGTCGGGTTCGTCGCTGCCGAACACGCTCACCGTCGACGGCAGCGGTTCCTCGGGGACGACCAACTACGAGTTCTCCGTCAGCGGAGCGCTCGAAGCCGACAGCGGTGCGAGCGACGAGGCGTCTATCTCGGACGGCTCCGCCAGCGGATCCGTGAGCGACGGTCAGGCCGTCTTCGGCTTCGAGGGCGAACTCGAAGGGCTCTCGCTCGACGGTGACGCGACTGTCACGCTCGACGGGCAACCAGTCCAGTTGTTCCGCGTCCAGCGCGCGGCCGACAGCGACGGCCTCGTCAAGTACATGGTCGAGTCGACGGGGAGACTTCTGAAGGCGGACGTGCCTCGCTCGTCCATCAACCCGGACGACGAGGTAAACGGCGGCAAAGTCTTCGGTAAGGTCGTCAGCGGAACCGACGCCTACTGGCTCGTCGGGGGCGAAATCACCGACGTCTCGACGTTCGGCGGCGACGTCGTCACGACGCTCGACGGCACCGAGACCGACTTCGCCAACTGA
- a CDS encoding polysaccharide deacetylase family protein, with protein MSHHQLTNVLSFDVEHWYSATLLADSVEDPEDRIAESTDIVLDVLNRYDVRATFFVVGEVAEQFPSLVGRIADDGHEVASHGQTHTPLFDLTPDTFERELAASADAIERACGRRPRGFRAPNFSITRQTEWAFKVLEDSGYRYDSSVFPMRTPMYGVSNAPLRPYRVPENAPFRPPKANTPTTGLVEYPLAVTDTSVRLPVAGGFYARLLPTRVVEWGIRSLNRRGIPATIYFHPWEFNPAVATPEPSLPKRFVSFHGIERTVEKLERLLRTFEFGTIRDELDARDWAEPREATTTGESA; from the coding sequence GTGTCACATCACCAACTAACGAACGTACTCAGTTTCGACGTCGAACACTGGTATTCGGCGACGTTGCTCGCCGACAGCGTCGAGGACCCGGAGGACCGAATCGCCGAGTCGACCGACATCGTTCTCGACGTTCTCAACCGCTACGACGTCCGTGCGACGTTCTTCGTCGTCGGCGAAGTCGCCGAGCAGTTCCCGTCTCTCGTCGGACGAATCGCCGACGACGGGCACGAAGTCGCCTCCCACGGACAGACGCACACGCCGCTTTTCGACCTGACGCCCGACACCTTCGAGCGCGAACTGGCGGCGTCGGCGGACGCGATAGAGCGGGCCTGCGGTCGGCGTCCCCGCGGCTTTCGCGCGCCGAACTTCTCGATAACGCGCCAGACAGAGTGGGCGTTCAAGGTTCTCGAAGACAGCGGCTACCGATACGATTCGAGCGTGTTCCCGATGCGGACGCCGATGTACGGCGTCTCGAACGCGCCGCTTCGACCGTATCGAGTCCCGGAGAACGCGCCGTTTCGGCCGCCGAAGGCGAACACGCCGACGACCGGACTCGTCGAGTATCCGCTGGCGGTCACGGATACGTCCGTCAGACTCCCCGTCGCCGGCGGGTTCTACGCGCGCCTGCTGCCGACTCGCGTCGTCGAGTGGGGCATCCGCAGTCTCAACCGCCGGGGCATTCCGGCGACGATCTACTTCCATCCCTGGGAGTTCAACCCCGCCGTGGCGACGCCGGAGCCGTCGCTGCCGAAGCGGTTCGTCAGCTTCCACGGCATCGAACGCACCGTCGAGAAACTGGAGCGGTTGCTGCGGACGTTCGAGTTCGGAACGATACGCGACGAACTCGACGCTCGCGACTGGGCGGAACCGCGCGAAGCGACCACGACCGGAGAATCCGCATGA